In Primulina eburnea isolate SZY01 chromosome 5, ASM2296580v1, whole genome shotgun sequence, a single window of DNA contains:
- the LOC140832800 gene encoding phosphoenolpyruvate carboxykinase (ATP) 1-like, protein MASGESRFSNWSNGLPKIQTDKRSGEEMKEDHEICHDDTAQPVKAQTIQELHSLQKKKSAPTTPLTGALGTFAAVVPEEERNKQQLQSISASLASLTRETGPKVVKGDPARKSETPHVQPASHHHQQQHHFVPTFNISSDSALKFTHILYNLSPAELYEQAIKYEKGSFIAASGALATLSGAKTGRSPRDKRVVKDETTAEELWWGKGSPNIEMDEQTFMINRERAVDYLCSLEKVFVNDQFLNWDPENRIKVRIVSARAYHSLFMHNMCIRPSPEELENFGTPDFTIYNAGQFPCNRFTHYMTSSTSIDLNLARREMVILGTQYAGEMKKGLFSVMHYLMPKRQILSLHSGCNMGKDGDVALFFGLSGTGKTTLSTDHNRYLIGDDEHCWSESGVSNIEGGCYAKCIDLSREKEPDIWNAIKFGTVLENVVFDEHTREVEYTDKSVTENTRAAYPIEYIPNAKIPCVGPHPKNVILLACDAFGVLPPVSKLSLAQTMYHFISGYTAVMAGTVDGIKEPTATFSACFGAAFIMFHPTKYAAMLAEKMQKHGATGWLVNTGWSGGSYETGSRIKLAYTRKIIDAIHSGALLEANYRKTEVFGFEIPAGIEGVPSEILDPVNTWKDKNAHKETLLKLGGLFKKNFEVFLNHNIGTDNNLTQEILAAGPNF, encoded by the exons ATGGCGAGTGGAGAATCTAGGTTTAGCAATTGGAGTAACGGATTGCCGAAGATTCAGACTGATAAGAGGAGCGGGGAAGAAATGAAGGAAGATCATGAGATCTGCCACGACGACACCGCCCAGCCGGTGAAGGCTCAGACGATCCAGGAATTACACTCGCTTCAGAAGAAGAAATCCGCCCCCACCACTCCTCTCACGGGGGCGCTGGGCACCTTCGCGGCCGTAGTTCCCGAAGAAGAACGCAACAAACAGCAGCTGCAATCAATCAG CGCGTCATTGGCGTCTTTGACTCGGGAAACAGGACCGAAGGTTGTGAAGGGAGATCCGGCGAGAAAGTCGGAGACACCACACGTGCAGCCGGCGAGTCATCATCATCAGCAGCAGCATCATTTCGTCCCCACTTTCAATATCAGCAGTGACAGTGCCCTTAAGTTCACTCACATCCTCTATAATCTCTCGCCCGCGG AGTTATACGAACAAGCCATAAAGTATGAGAAGGGATCATTCATCGCGGCAAGCGGTGCATTGGCTACCTTGTCGGGGGCCAAAACTGGACGCTCTCCTAGAGATAAACGTGTTGTCAAGGATGAAACCACAGCCGAAGAACTTTGGTGGGGAAA GGGATCACCCAACATTGAAATGGACGAGCAAACTTTCATGATCAACAGGGAAAGAGCTGTGGATTACTTGTGTTCCTTGGAAAAG GTTTTTGTAAATGATCAGTTCCTTAACTGGGACCCGGAGAATCGCATTAAAGTCAGGATCGTCTCGGCTAGAGCCTATCATTCTCTGTTTATGCACAATAT GTGCATCCGACCCAGTCCAGAGGAGCTGGAGAACTTTGGTACTCCAGACTTCACAATATACAATGCAGGGCAGTTTCCTTGTAATCGATTCACACATTATATGACTTCCTCAACTAGCATAGACCTTAATCTTGCTAGAAGGGAAATGGTCATTCTTGGCACGCAGTATGCTGGAGAAATGAAGAAAGGTCTTTTTAGTGTGATGCATTATCTCATGCCTAAGCGCCAAATCCTCTCTTTACACTCCGGCTGTAATATgggaaaagatggagatgtagCCCTCTTCTTTGGCTTATCAG GTACTGGAAAGACAACATTGTCTACCGATCACAATAGGTATTTGATAGGGGATGACGAGCATTGCTGGAGTGAGAGTGGTGTATCGAACATTGAGGGAGGCTGCTATGCTAAGTGCATAGACTTGTCTAGAGAAAAGGAGCCTGATATATGGAACGCCATCAAGTTTGGCACAG TTCTTGAAAATGTGGTCTTCGATGAACATACTCGAGAAGTGGAATATACAGATAAATCTGTGACAG AAAACACTCGGGCTGCGTATCCCATAGAATACATACCGAATGCCAAGATACCATGTGTAGGACCTCATCCGAAAAATGTCATTCTTTTGGCCTGTGATGCCTTTGGTGTGCTTCCCCCTGTCAGCAAACTGAGCTTGGCGCAAACCATGTACCACTTTATAAGTGGCTATACAGCTGTG ATGGCTGGAACCGTGGATGGTATAAAGGAGCCAACCGCAACATTTTCTGCATGCTTCGGTGCGGCATTTATAATGTTTCATCCCACCAAGTATGCAGCCATGTTGGCTGAGAAAATGCAGAAACATGGAGCAACGGGATGGCTTGTAAACACTGGCTGGTCTGGTGGAAG CTACGAAACAGGCAGTCGTATCAAGTTAGCTTACACGAGAAAAATAATTGATGCGATACACTCGGGAGCCCTCCTCGAAGCAAACTACAGAAAGACAGAAGTTTTCGGGTTTGAGATCCCCGCTGGAATCGAAGGAGTGCCTTCAGAAATCCTTGATCCCGTTAACACT TGGAAAGACAAGAATGCACACAAGGAGACACTGCTCAAGCTGGGAGGACTCTTCAAAAAGAATTTTGAGGTGTTCTTGAATCACAATATTGGAACCGATAACAACCTGACACAGGAGATCCTTGCAGCTGGACCAAATTTTTGA